A single Watersipora subatra chromosome 7, tzWatSuba1.1, whole genome shotgun sequence DNA region contains:
- the LOC137400509 gene encoding uncharacterized protein, protein MVQMENETVSQYCARIRKAGGNRCNYHNVNDQIRDQIVEYCVSDVLRERLIEGNALILERTLVLASTHESVERRFREMSSRPLLNRVNDNRPGINRSSNGFRGGRTGLDRGNRVANEFQGKARCNGCGRENSHAVCAAKGRQCFKCKEYNYFKSVRRGKHVNYLKQNDEDCSDRPDAGDVGENSDRFAFTLNSVNKEGLYRAVVQVGGVDVKLFLDSGADCNVIDKSTWETLKKGGIVVERSERSGPKIYSYTSQKSLSVIGSFGRRYIVLVIVGWPKIPSFLVIDTMAEALLGIETCTELGLISISTNLVVEERVA, encoded by the coding sequence ATGGTGCAAATGGAAAATGAGACAGTTAGCCAATACTGTGCGCGAATAAGGAAGGCGGGTGGTAATAGATGCAATTACCACAACGTGAATGATCAAATTAGGGATCAAATCGTGGAATATTGTGTATCGGATGTGCTAAGAGAGCGCTTGATAGAAGGAAACGCTTTAATTCTTGAACGCACACTGGTTTTGGCTAGCACACACGAGTCAGTGGAAAGGAGATTCCGGGAAATGAGTAGCAGACCGCTGTTGAACAGGGTTAATGATAATAGGCCAGGCATCAATAGGAGTAGTAATGGTTTTCGTGGCGGTAGGACAGGCCTAGATAGAGGTAATAGAGTTGCTAACGAATTTCAAGGTAAAGCTCGTTGCAATGGATGTGGTAGGGAAAATTCACATGCTGTGTGCGCAGCCAAGGGCAGACAATGTTTCAAGTGCAAAgaatacaattattttaaatcTGTGCGTAGGGGTAAGcatgtaaattatttaaaacaaaacgaTGAGGATTGTAGCGATAGGCCTGACGCTGGTGATGTTGGTGAGAACTCTGATAGATTTGCTTTCACATTAAATTCTGTCAACAAAGAAGGACTTTACCGAGCTGTGGTGCAAGTGGGAGGTGTAGATGTGAAACTTTTTTTGGATTCAGGGGCGGATTGCAATGTCATAGATAAATCTACGTGGGAAACGCTTAAAAAAGGGGGTATTGTAGTTGAAAGGTCAGAGCGCTCTGGTCCAAAGATTTATTCATATACATCACAAAAATCTCTGTCAGTGATAGGGAGTTTTGGGCGGAGGTACATAGTTCTGGTAATAGTGGGATGGCCAAAAATACCAAGTTTTTTGGTGATTGACACCATGGCTGAGGCTCTATTGGGGATAGAAACATGTACCGAGTTAGGGCTGATCAGTATTTCTACAAATCTTGTCGTTGAGGAGAGGGTGGCCTAA